The following are from one region of the Thermosinus carboxydivorans Nor1 genome:
- the ligA gene encoding NAD-dependent DNA ligase LigA, whose amino-acid sequence MQAAIPATLEQAAREAEQLRRQIHYHNHRYYVLDAPEISDAEFDALMRRLIAIEEAYPSLITPDSPTQRVGGAPAEGFDRTLHLTPMLSLANAFSAEDLRAFDNRVRSGLGVDKAEYVVELKIDGLAVNLVYEAGRLVRGATRGDGQYGEDVTANVRTIRSVPLVLPVNDPPALLEVRGEVYMPRREFDRLNEERQAAGEALFANPRNAAAGSLRQLDPRVTAQRALDIFVYATGRREGLNMETHAQTLETLAALGFKVNPHYRVFGSIEEVIDYCYSWNERRVDLPYDIDGLVIKLNSLAGQARLGATAKDPRWAIAFKFPAEQATTIVEDIFVRVGRTGVLTPTAQLRPVRLAGSTVSRATLHNEDYIRDKDIRIGDTVIIHKAGEVIPEVVAVVASRRNGSERPFVMPDRCPECGSPVVREPGEAAHKCVNSACPAMLREGLIHFVSRDAMNIEGLGPAVIGSLLDAGLVRDAADLYALRFDDLTKLDRMGPKSAQNLLQAIEASKEAGLARLLFALGIRFVGAKAAGTLARHFGSIHALERATVEELMALEEIGPKIAESVANYFADPQNIALVRKLEAAGVKVTEERPAAKRQTLAGITFVLTGTLATMTRAEATELIESRGGKVSSSVSKKTNYVVAGEEAGSKLDKARELGIPVLTEGEFKKLLEA is encoded by the coding sequence ATGCAAGCGGCTATTCCCGCCACGCTGGAGCAAGCCGCCCGCGAGGCTGAACAGCTGCGGCGGCAGATCCATTATCACAATCACCGGTACTATGTGCTTGACGCACCGGAAATCAGCGATGCTGAGTTTGATGCGCTGATGCGGCGCTTGATTGCCATCGAAGAGGCCTATCCGTCGCTTATCACGCCTGATTCGCCTACCCAGCGCGTGGGCGGCGCACCGGCCGAAGGCTTTGACCGGACTCTTCACCTGACGCCGATGCTCAGTTTGGCGAATGCTTTTTCTGCTGAAGACCTGCGGGCTTTTGACAACCGGGTCCGGAGCGGTCTGGGCGTAGATAAAGCAGAGTATGTCGTTGAACTAAAAATTGACGGTTTGGCAGTCAATCTTGTGTACGAAGCCGGCCGCCTGGTGCGGGGAGCAACCCGCGGCGACGGGCAGTACGGCGAAGACGTGACGGCCAATGTCCGCACCATCCGGTCGGTGCCGCTAGTATTGCCGGTTAATGACCCTCCGGCTCTACTGGAAGTGCGCGGCGAGGTTTATATGCCCCGGCGGGAATTTGACCGACTGAATGAGGAGCGGCAAGCAGCCGGGGAGGCGCTCTTTGCCAATCCGCGCAACGCGGCGGCCGGTTCGCTCCGCCAGTTGGATCCGCGTGTTACGGCCCAGCGGGCGCTCGATATTTTTGTCTATGCAACCGGCCGGCGCGAAGGTCTGAATATGGAAACTCATGCTCAAACGCTGGAAACGTTGGCGGCGCTTGGGTTTAAGGTTAATCCCCATTATCGCGTTTTCGGCAGCATTGAGGAAGTAATTGACTACTGTTACAGCTGGAACGAGCGACGCGTCGATCTGCCCTATGATATTGACGGCTTGGTCATCAAGCTGAACAGTCTGGCCGGCCAAGCGCGGCTCGGGGCAACGGCCAAAGACCCGCGCTGGGCCATTGCTTTCAAATTTCCGGCTGAGCAGGCGACGACCATTGTCGAGGACATCTTTGTCCGGGTGGGCCGCACCGGCGTGTTGACGCCGACGGCCCAGCTCAGGCCGGTCCGATTAGCCGGCTCGACCGTAAGCCGGGCGACGCTCCATAACGAAGACTATATCCGCGACAAAGACATCCGCATTGGCGACACCGTCATAATTCACAAGGCCGGCGAGGTCATTCCCGAAGTGGTAGCGGTAGTGGCATCCCGGCGCAATGGGAGTGAGCGGCCGTTTGTCATGCCCGACCGGTGTCCCGAATGCGGCAGCCCTGTTGTTCGCGAACCGGGCGAAGCGGCGCATAAGTGCGTTAATTCCGCCTGCCCGGCTATGCTGCGCGAGGGGCTCATCCATTTTGTCTCTCGCGATGCGATGAATATCGAAGGCCTGGGGCCGGCCGTCATTGGCAGCCTACTGGATGCCGGTCTGGTCCGCGATGCCGCCGACCTGTACGCTCTCCGCTTTGACGACCTGACGAAACTTGACCGCATGGGGCCCAAGTCGGCGCAAAATCTGCTCCAGGCTATCGAGGCCAGCAAGGAGGCCGGTCTGGCCCGCCTGCTCTTTGCCCTGGGAATCCGCTTTGTCGGGGCCAAAGCCGCGGGGACGCTGGCTCGCCACTTTGGCAGCATCCATGCCTTGGAACGGGCTACGGTGGAGGAATTGATGGCGCTGGAAGAAATCGGCCCCAAGATTGCCGAAAGCGTCGCCAACTATTTTGCCGACCCGCAGAACATTGCCCTGGTACGCAAACTGGAAGCGGCCGGGGTGAAAGTGACGGAGGAGCGGCCTGCGGCTAAGCGGCAGACGCTGGCCGGTATCACTTTTGTCCTCACCGGGACGCTCGCGACCATGACCCGGGCCGAGGCGACGGAGCTCATCGAGAGCCGGGGCGGCAAGGTTTCTTCTTCGGTCAGCAAAAAGACCAATTATGTTGTCGCCGGCGAGGAAGCAGGCAGTAAGCTGGATAAGGCGCGCGAGCTCGGCATTCCCGTCTTGACCGAGGGTGAATTCAAAAAGCTGCTGGAAGCCTAA
- the pcrA gene encoding DNA helicase PcrA, which yields MRNLFDRLNEKQLEAVTHINGPLLVLAGAGSGKTRVLTCRIAYLLEQGVRPYNILAITFTNKAAAEMRERVNAMVGIQAKEVWLSTFHAFCARFLRMEIDHLAGFNRNFVIYDASDALALIKSCLKELNLDEKHFSPSGLQAAISNAKNALQDATDFAAQADNFYGQKVAEVYRLYQQKLQQNNAVDFDDLLLLAVRLLERNEEVRRRYQDKFQYILIDEYQDTNRAQYLLARLLAAKHRNICVVGDADQSIYAWRGADIRNILDFEADYPDAKVIKLEQNYRSTQTILAAANAVIENNTGRKPKALWTENSRGEPITHYLAFDERDEARFIADTVTKLHTVYRASYGSMAVLYRTNAQSRVIEEALMRNGIPYTIVGGVKFYDRKEIKDILAYLRVILNPADAVSLLRIINVPRRGVGDATIARLTDYAAQNGISLFDVVSNPDMVPGLTARAKRPLENLAELIFNLIAVKDQLPVADLIERVMQDSGYLAELEKEQTPQADGRIENLRELLSVAKEFATTAAEDTLENFLAHVALVSDIDTAELADERVTLMTLHSAKGLEFPYVFLAGMEEGIFPHSRTLMDEEEIEEERRLCYVGITRAERKLYLTNARLRTIYGNTVMYPPSRFLAEIPAELFERHGGPARQTAAGAAVSPAPAATPRPAPVRPSAAAVSRPSAREWRVGDKAQHAKWGVGTIVAVRGSGDNQEVHVAFPGQGVKQLMVKFAPLTKVE from the coding sequence ATGCGAAACCTATTCGATAGATTGAACGAGAAACAGCTAGAAGCCGTCACCCATATCAACGGGCCGCTTTTGGTACTGGCCGGAGCAGGGTCAGGCAAAACACGGGTTTTGACTTGCCGCATAGCCTATCTGCTTGAACAAGGTGTGCGGCCGTATAACATTTTGGCGATTACCTTTACCAATAAGGCGGCCGCCGAGATGCGCGAGCGGGTCAACGCGATGGTGGGCATACAGGCCAAAGAAGTGTGGCTGAGCACTTTTCACGCCTTTTGCGCCCGCTTTTTGCGCATGGAAATCGATCATTTGGCAGGGTTTAATCGTAACTTTGTCATTTATGATGCGTCCGATGCCTTGGCTTTGATAAAAAGCTGCCTGAAAGAACTCAACCTGGACGAAAAACATTTTTCGCCCTCCGGCCTGCAGGCCGCTATTTCTAACGCCAAAAATGCCCTGCAGGACGCGACAGACTTTGCGGCGCAGGCGGATAATTTTTATGGACAAAAGGTGGCCGAAGTCTATCGTCTCTATCAGCAGAAACTGCAGCAAAACAATGCGGTTGACTTTGACGACCTGCTGCTATTGGCCGTCCGCTTGCTGGAAAGAAATGAGGAGGTACGCCGCCGCTACCAGGATAAATTTCAGTACATCCTGATTGATGAGTACCAGGATACGAACCGGGCGCAGTATTTGCTCGCCCGGCTTTTAGCCGCTAAACACCGCAACATCTGCGTGGTGGGCGACGCCGACCAGAGCATTTACGCCTGGCGGGGCGCCGACATTCGCAACATCCTTGATTTTGAGGCCGATTATCCCGATGCCAAAGTTATCAAATTAGAGCAAAACTACCGTTCAACCCAGACCATTCTCGCTGCCGCCAACGCTGTGATCGAAAACAACACCGGCCGCAAGCCCAAGGCGCTGTGGACGGAAAACTCCCGTGGCGAGCCGATAACCCATTATCTGGCCTTTGATGAACGGGACGAAGCCCGGTTTATTGCGGATACCGTCACTAAACTCCATACGGTGTATCGCGCGTCTTATGGTAGTATGGCGGTATTGTACCGCACCAACGCTCAGTCGCGTGTCATCGAAGAAGCCTTGATGAGAAACGGTATTCCCTACACCATTGTGGGCGGCGTCAAGTTCTATGACCGTAAAGAAATCAAGGATATCCTGGCATATTTGCGCGTCATCTTGAACCCGGCCGATGCGGTCAGTCTGCTGCGCATCATCAATGTGCCGCGGCGGGGCGTTGGCGATGCGACGATTGCCCGCCTGACCGATTATGCCGCGCAAAACGGAATTTCCCTTTTTGATGTGGTGTCCAATCCCGACATGGTGCCCGGTTTGACGGCGCGGGCCAAGCGGCCGCTCGAAAATCTCGCCGAACTAATTTTTAACCTGATTGCCGTTAAAGACCAGTTGCCGGTAGCTGACTTAATTGAACGAGTGATGCAGGATTCGGGCTATCTGGCCGAACTGGAAAAAGAGCAGACGCCGCAGGCCGATGGACGTATCGAGAACCTGCGGGAACTTTTGTCTGTCGCCAAAGAGTTTGCCACAACTGCCGCCGAAGACACCCTGGAAAACTTTCTGGCCCATGTGGCGCTGGTGTCCGACATCGATACGGCGGAACTGGCGGACGAGCGGGTAACGCTGATGACTCTCCATTCGGCCAAGGGACTGGAATTTCCCTATGTTTTCCTGGCCGGCATGGAGGAAGGAATTTTTCCGCACAGCCGGACCTTGATGGACGAAGAAGAGATCGAGGAAGAGCGACGGCTGTGCTATGTAGGCATCACGCGGGCTGAGCGCAAACTGTATCTAACCAACGCTCGACTGCGCACAATTTATGGCAACACGGTCATGTATCCTCCGTCCCGTTTCTTGGCCGAAATCCCGGCAGAACTATTCGAGCGGCATGGCGGCCCTGCGCGTCAGACTGCCGCCGGTGCAGCCGTTAGTCCTGCGCCAGCGGCAACGCCTCGCCCGGCGCCGGTCAGACCGTCGGCCGCTGCCGTCAGCCGCCCGTCCGCACGGGAGTGGCGGGTCGGAGATAAAGCGCAGCACGCCAAATGGGGAGTGGGGACGATTGTGGCCGTGCGCGGCAGTGGTGACAACCAGGAAGTGCATGTTGCCTTTCCCGGGCAGGGAGTGAAGCAATTGATGGTTAAATTTGCCCCCCTGACGAAAGTTGAGTAA
- a CDS encoding putative manganese-dependent inorganic diphosphatase: protein MAKPVYVIGHRSPDTDSICSAIGYAHLKQALGESAVPARAGKINAETKFVLEYFGVKMPALINDFYPRVKDIMTDRVVTVSPQSTVRELGQLMKQHNVKSVPVVESGSTLVGIVTVGDLAKRYFDELEMQDLSEAGVDYASVLRALDGRLVCGQDLDRPVTGKVRIAGARTQTMAQLVEPGDIVLVGDRNKAQLVSIEQGIACLVVTGGAAVTDAVEQSARSRGVIIISTPYDTYTCARLINQSIPVRMIMQTKVVVFKPTDLVADIKSVIVATNHRNYPVVENGRLIGLINRDRLIVPEREKVILVDHNEPGQAAEGIEEAQIVEIIDHHRLGGLETSEPIFICHEPVGATATIVANMYWHRHIDIPSQIAGLLLAAILSDTLLFKSPTATPKDRETAEKLAAAAGLDIQEFGRAVLKAGSSIAGLTPAELIQSDLKEFLIGEYRVAIAQVSVMEPAELLGLKDELLQAMQSLRAKENYDLVLLMITDILSEATHLVFVGQPAALVSQAFGQPARDGVLYLPGVMSRKKQVVPPLIEAARAKVGAP, encoded by the coding sequence ATGGCGAAACCTGTGTATGTGATCGGACATCGTAGCCCCGACACCGATTCCATCTGCTCCGCCATTGGCTATGCCCATTTGAAGCAGGCCCTTGGTGAGTCCGCCGTACCGGCCAGAGCGGGCAAGATCAATGCGGAGACGAAGTTTGTCCTGGAATATTTCGGCGTTAAAATGCCGGCGCTAATTAATGACTTTTATCCCCGCGTCAAAGATATTATGACCGATCGCGTGGTGACGGTCAGTCCCCAAAGTACTGTGCGCGAGTTGGGCCAACTAATGAAGCAGCATAATGTTAAGTCCGTCCCGGTGGTGGAAAGCGGCAGCACCCTGGTCGGTATCGTCACGGTCGGCGATTTAGCGAAACGCTACTTTGACGAACTGGAAATGCAGGACTTATCCGAGGCTGGCGTAGACTATGCCAGCGTGCTCAGGGCGCTGGACGGCCGGCTGGTCTGCGGTCAGGATCTCGATCGGCCGGTAACTGGCAAAGTGCGGATTGCGGGGGCGCGGACGCAGACGATGGCTCAATTGGTAGAACCGGGCGACATTGTGCTGGTAGGCGACCGGAATAAGGCTCAACTAGTCTCTATTGAACAAGGCATCGCCTGCCTGGTAGTAACCGGCGGCGCCGCGGTTACGGACGCGGTAGAGCAGTCTGCCCGTAGCCGGGGCGTGATTATTATTAGCACTCCTTATGATACTTACACATGTGCCCGGCTGATCAACCAGAGCATTCCGGTGCGCATGATAATGCAGACCAAGGTGGTCGTGTTTAAGCCTACGGACTTAGTAGCCGATATCAAAAGCGTCATCGTAGCCACCAATCATCGTAATTATCCGGTAGTGGAAAACGGACGCCTTATCGGACTGATCAATCGGGATCGTCTGATCGTGCCCGAGCGGGAAAAGGTCATCCTGGTAGACCATAATGAGCCGGGCCAGGCAGCAGAGGGTATTGAAGAAGCCCAGATTGTCGAGATTATTGATCATCATCGTCTGGGCGGGTTGGAAACAAGTGAGCCTATTTTCATTTGCCACGAACCGGTAGGAGCGACGGCTACCATCGTGGCCAACATGTACTGGCACCGCCATATCGATATTCCTTCGCAAATTGCCGGACTGCTGCTAGCCGCTATTCTTTCCGACACACTGCTGTTTAAATCGCCGACGGCTACGCCTAAAGACCGGGAGACAGCTGAGAAGCTGGCAGCAGCAGCCGGGCTGGATATTCAGGAGTTTGGCCGGGCAGTCTTGAAGGCGGGATCAAGTATTGCCGGCTTGACTCCGGCCGAGTTGATCCAGAGCGATCTCAAAGAGTTTTTGATTGGCGAATACCGGGTTGCGATTGCCCAGGTTTCGGTGATGGAGCCGGCCGAGCTGCTGGGCTTAAAGGACGAACTACTGCAGGCGATGCAGTCGCTGCGGGCCAAAGAAAACTACGATTTGGTGCTGCTCATGATCACCGACATCTTAAGCGAAGCCACCCATCTTGTCTTTGTGGGCCAGCCGGCGGCACTGGTTAGCCAGGCTTTTGGCCAGCCGGCTCGCGATGGGGTACTTTATTTGCCTGGCGTCATGTCCCGGAAAAAACAGGTTGTGCCGCCCCTAATCGAGGCGGCGCGTGCAAAAGTTGGCGCCCCGTAA
- a CDS encoding lipoate--protein ligase family protein gives MEGTAYAMKWRVIFDSPRDARHNMAVDEAILRCHAAGAVPPTLRFYTWQPPALSIGYFQKAHAEVDVDACRARGIDFVRRITGGRAVLHDRELTYSVVVREDHPLLPPTLLGSYRILSQGLIAGLHALGVPAEMSLPGAAFGQTARLPKNGACFDAPSFYEITAGRKKLLGSAQVRKEGALLQHGSLLFDFDPSALTSLLKFHDDGERERCEKVLQAKATSLRHILGTVPDTAAVARIMAGEFGRALGLTLEEGRLTAEEEALAERLAVEKFGADSWNFSK, from the coding sequence GTGGAAGGAACCGCTTACGCCATGAAATGGCGGGTGATATTTGACAGTCCTCGCGATGCCAGGCACAATATGGCTGTTGATGAGGCCATTCTCCGCTGTCATGCCGCAGGGGCGGTGCCGCCGACGCTGCGCTTCTACACCTGGCAGCCGCCGGCGCTCAGTATCGGTTATTTTCAAAAAGCGCACGCCGAAGTGGATGTAGATGCCTGCCGCGCCCGGGGAATCGACTTTGTCCGGCGCATTACCGGCGGGCGGGCCGTCCTGCATGACCGTGAACTTACCTATAGCGTCGTCGTCCGCGAGGACCACCCGCTATTGCCGCCCACCTTGCTCGGCTCCTACCGCATTCTAAGCCAGGGCTTAATCGCCGGTCTGCATGCCCTTGGCGTACCGGCCGAGATGTCGCTGCCGGGCGCGGCCTTTGGGCAAACGGCGCGGCTGCCGAAAAACGGCGCTTGTTTTGACGCGCCTTCTTTCTATGAAATTACTGCTGGTCGCAAGAAACTGCTTGGCAGCGCTCAGGTGCGCAAAGAAGGGGCGCTGCTGCAGCATGGCTCGCTGCTCTTTGACTTTGACCCGTCCGCGCTGACCAGTCTCTTAAAGTTTCATGACGACGGCGAACGGGAGCGCTGTGAAAAAGTGCTGCAGGCCAAAGCGACATCGCTGCGCCACATCCTGGGTACCGTGCCGGACACTGCGGCCGTGGCCCGCATCATGGCCGGTGAGTTCGGCCGGGCGCTTGGGCTTACGCTGGAAGAGGGACGGTTGACGGCAGAGGAAGAAGCGCTGGCGGAGCGACTGGCAGTCGAAAAATTCGGCGCCGACAGTTGGAACTTTAGTAAATAA
- the gcvPB gene encoding aminomethyl-transferring glycine dehydrogenase subunit GcvPB, translating into MNLTNRKALVFELSKPGRIGADLPEADVPEQELTALVPAAALRDKEPQLPEISEVDVVRHYTALSRRNYGVDNGFYPLGSCTMKYNPKVNEEAAKLPGFSNIHPLQDSKTVQGALAVMYELQNYLAEIAGMDACTLQPAAGAHGELTGLKIIRAYHESRGEKRTKVIVPDSAHGTNPATATVCGLETVEIKSNPDGSVNLDALRAAVGPDTAALMLTNPSTLGLFETQIIEIAKIVHEAGALLYYDGANANAILGITRPGDMGFDVVHFNLHKTFSTPHGGGGPGSGPVGVKEKLIPFLPVPVIEFDGKRYRLNYDRPQTIGKVHGFYGNFSVMLRAYTYIRTMGPDGLRQVSEDAVLNANYVMRALAPYYKLPFDRHCMHECVFAGLKEHAPEVKTLDVAKRILDYGYHPPTIYFPLIVHDALMIEPTETESKETLDEFIAVMKEIAREAVEQPELVTGAPRTTVVRRLDEATAARKPVVRWKEPLTP; encoded by the coding sequence ATGAACCTGACGAACCGCAAGGCCCTGGTGTTTGAACTGAGTAAACCGGGCCGGATCGGCGCCGACCTGCCGGAGGCCGATGTGCCGGAGCAGGAACTGACCGCGCTCGTGCCGGCTGCGGCGCTGCGGGACAAAGAGCCCCAACTGCCGGAGATCAGCGAGGTAGACGTCGTTCGTCATTATACCGCCTTATCGCGGCGCAACTATGGCGTTGACAATGGTTTTTATCCGCTCGGTTCCTGCACCATGAAGTACAATCCGAAAGTGAACGAAGAGGCGGCTAAACTGCCGGGCTTCAGCAATATCCACCCGCTGCAGGATAGCAAGACCGTGCAAGGAGCCCTGGCCGTCATGTATGAACTGCAAAACTATCTGGCCGAAATTGCCGGCATGGACGCCTGCACCCTGCAGCCGGCGGCTGGCGCCCATGGCGAACTGACCGGCCTTAAAATCATCCGGGCATACCACGAAAGCCGCGGCGAGAAGCGGACCAAGGTCATTGTGCCCGACTCGGCCCACGGGACAAATCCGGCAACGGCCACTGTATGCGGCCTGGAGACGGTAGAAATTAAGTCCAATCCCGACGGCAGCGTCAATCTTGATGCCCTGCGGGCTGCCGTTGGCCCTGATACGGCGGCGCTCATGCTGACTAATCCCAGCACCCTGGGGCTTTTCGAGACGCAAATTATTGAGATTGCCAAAATCGTCCATGAGGCCGGCGCTCTCCTCTACTATGACGGCGCTAATGCCAACGCCATTTTGGGGATTACCCGCCCCGGCGACATGGGGTTTGATGTGGTCCACTTCAATCTTCATAAGACGTTTTCTACGCCGCACGGCGGCGGCGGGCCGGGTTCGGGACCGGTCGGCGTTAAGGAAAAACTTATTCCTTTCCTGCCGGTGCCGGTTATCGAGTTTGATGGAAAACGATACCGCCTGAATTACGACCGGCCCCAGACGATCGGCAAGGTTCACGGCTTTTACGGCAATTTCAGCGTCATGCTGCGGGCCTATACCTACATCCGCACGATGGGACCGGACGGTCTCCGTCAGGTCAGCGAGGATGCCGTTCTTAACGCCAACTATGTTATGCGTGCCCTGGCGCCGTACTATAAGCTGCCCTTTGATCGCCACTGCATGCATGAATGCGTGTTCGCTGGACTCAAGGAGCACGCCCCGGAGGTTAAAACCCTTGATGTGGCCAAACGCATTCTGGACTATGGCTATCATCCGCCCACCATCTATTTTCCGTTAATCGTTCATGACGCGCTGATGATTGAACCTACCGAGACGGAGAGTAAGGAGACCTTGGATGAGTTTATCGCCGTCATGAAAGAAATTGCCCGCGAGGCGGTTGAGCAGCCCGAGCTGGTAACCGGCGCGCCGCGAACCACAGTGGTGCGGCGGCTGGACGAAGCAACGGCCGCCCGCAAGCCGGTGGTACGGTGGAAGGAACCGCTTACGCCATGA
- the gcvPA gene encoding aminomethyl-transferring glycine dehydrogenase subunit GcvPA: MAGRHYLPNTESDRQAMLAAIGVSSVDELFQDIPPAVRLGRPLNLPPALSELEVLQLMQQRAAENVHVGQMPCFLGAGAYDHFIPAVVSHLAGRSEFYTAYTQYQPEISQGGLQALWEYQSYICELTGLDVSNASLYDGATALAEAMNMACGATGRSKVVVSAGIHPFYRRVLATYARDLGFEIITVSTVDGQTDRAALKAAVNTEVAALLMQNPNFYGVVEDMEGIADLVHSHGGLLVACVNPISLAILKPPGAYGADVAVGEGQPLGLGLNFGGPYLGFMAVREKYMRRMPGRIVGQTTDLEGKRGFVLTLQAREQHIRREKAYSNICSNEGLCAITAAIYLSALGKQGLAKVARLCLQKAHYAAGRIASLPGYRLAYTAPFFHEFVVETPLPAAEINARLQEKGIIGGLDLATVEDGPDSRMLLCVTEKRTKAEIDALVAVLEGIK; this comes from the coding sequence ATGGCCGGGCGCCATTATTTGCCCAACACCGAATCCGACCGGCAGGCCATGTTGGCGGCCATCGGCGTCAGCAGCGTCGATGAGCTCTTTCAGGATATTCCACCGGCGGTGCGGCTGGGCCGCCCGCTTAATTTGCCGCCGGCCCTGAGTGAACTGGAAGTGCTGCAGCTAATGCAGCAGCGCGCGGCCGAAAATGTCCATGTCGGTCAGATGCCTTGTTTTTTGGGAGCGGGCGCTTATGACCATTTTATTCCGGCGGTTGTATCTCACTTGGCCGGCCGCTCGGAATTTTACACCGCCTATACGCAGTATCAGCCGGAAATCAGCCAGGGCGGCCTGCAGGCTCTCTGGGAGTACCAGAGCTATATCTGCGAACTGACCGGCCTGGACGTATCAAATGCTTCGCTGTACGACGGGGCTACCGCCCTGGCGGAAGCGATGAACATGGCCTGTGGTGCTACCGGCCGCAGTAAAGTCGTAGTGAGCGCCGGGATCCATCCGTTTTATCGCCGCGTGCTGGCTACTTACGCCCGCGATCTCGGGTTTGAAATTATTACCGTGTCGACGGTGGACGGCCAAACGGACCGTGCGGCGCTCAAGGCAGCCGTTAACACGGAAGTGGCGGCCCTGCTTATGCAAAACCCGAACTTCTACGGTGTTGTGGAGGACATGGAGGGTATCGCCGATTTGGTGCACAGTCATGGCGGGTTGCTCGTTGCTTGCGTTAATCCTATTTCCCTTGCAATCCTAAAACCCCCGGGCGCTTACGGAGCCGACGTGGCGGTGGGCGAGGGACAGCCGCTGGGCCTAGGACTTAATTTTGGCGGGCCCTACCTTGGTTTTATGGCGGTGCGGGAGAAATACATGCGCCGCATGCCGGGGCGTATCGTCGGCCAGACCACTGATCTTGAGGGCAAGCGCGGCTTTGTGCTGACCCTCCAGGCGCGGGAACAGCATATCCGCCGCGAAAAGGCTTATTCCAATATTTGCTCCAATGAAGGATTGTGTGCCATTACCGCCGCCATTTACCTGTCAGCTTTGGGCAAGCAAGGCCTGGCGAAAGTGGCCCGTCTTTGCCTGCAGAAGGCGCACTACGCCGCCGGGCGCATCGCCTCTCTTCCCGGTTACCGTCTTGCCTACACCGCGCCCTTCTTCCATGAGTTCGTGGTGGAAACGCCGCTGCCGGCCGCGGAAATCAATGCCCGGCTTCAGGAAAAGGGCATCATCGGCGGCCTTGATCTAGCCACCGTGGAAGACGGGCCAGATAGCCGCATGCTGCTGTGCGTGACGGAGAAACGGACGAAAGCTGAAATCGACGCCCTTGTGGCGGTATTGGAGGGGATAAAATGA
- the gcvH gene encoding glycine cleavage system protein GcvH: protein MNIPQELKYTKDHEWVRVEGTRAVVGITDYAQHELGDIVFIEVPAVGKKVKAHGNLSVVESVKAVSDIYAPVSGTVVEVNEALNDRPEVVNQDPYGEGWLAVIELDDASELEGLLSAEDYRALTEGGK, encoded by the coding sequence ATGAATATCCCGCAGGAACTTAAGTACACCAAAGACCACGAGTGGGTTCGCGTCGAGGGGACGCGTGCGGTTGTGGGCATCACCGACTATGCCCAGCATGAGCTGGGAGATATCGTTTTTATCGAGGTGCCCGCCGTCGGCAAAAAAGTTAAGGCGCACGGCAATCTGTCCGTGGTCGAATCGGTTAAAGCCGTTTCCGATATTTATGCACCGGTCAGCGGTACGGTTGTGGAAGTGAACGAGGCGTTAAACGACCGTCCCGAAGTGGTCAACCAGGATCCCTACGGGGAAGGTTGGCTGGCCGTTATTGAACTGGACGATGCCTCCGAATTGGAGGGCCTGCTCAGCGCCGAGGACTACCGCGCGCTGACCGAGGGGGGAAAATAA